The sequence CTCAGCCATTGGCTAGCCAGGGAGAGCATGGCATAAGCTCGAAAACTACAGCAGATCCCTGAGATGCCACAGCTGGAACACGGTGGCTGAGTACACTCTTCACAGCAGGCTGTCTCTTGAAGAAGGTCTCAGCAGCACATCTCTGTGGCTTTTGGGTCAAAATGCAACTTCCTGAGGAGCTGTATCAGTCAGCTTTTACTGTGTAACAAGCCACCCTATAAAGCAGTGGCTTTGAAAGAATAACTAATTTCTCATGCATTTAAGAGTTGGTTCTGTTGGCGCTGACGATGATCTTAGCTAGATTTACTTCTATGTCTGGTGGCTGTCATCTGATCTAGACTGGCCTCTGCTAGAGCATCTAGCTCCAGCTTCTGGTgtctctcatcctccagcaggctagcTTGGGCAAGTGTCCTCCTCTCACAAATATCAGAAGcacaaaagaaagcaaatggaAATACACAAGGCCTCTTAAGGTGTAGGCTTGGAAATGGCACACTCACTTCTGTCTCATTGTATTGGCCAGAGCAAGTCACACTGCCCCAAGTTTAAGGGGCAGCCCATGATTGGAGGACACCAAAAAATTACATGACAAAGGACATGGACATAGGGAAGGGTGAAGGATTGAAGCCATCACTGCAAACCGCCACAGAATCCAGGCTGGTGGTGAAGGCTTTTGTCTCTTCTTCAAAAAGTATCAAAAAGAGTGTCCGTCCGGTACCTTAGATATCAGAAGCCAGAGGAAGGCAAGATATATGAGAACATTAACCAATATCACACGAAACATTTGAAAACCATTTTATATCTAGTTTTCTCATTGGTGTAGGGCCAATTAGGAGAATAAGACCCATGAATCAGTTGGCCACGTTTAGACAAACAGCCTTTTTTCTTGATGGATGGATTGTTCTACTTCTCCTAAAGCATTTATGAGATGTATTAGCTACTGCACAGCTTCTGCCTTGGCAGGCCCATAAATAACTGGGGGCAACTTTATTATCTAGAACAATTTAACCAACACATTTTCACTGGTCTCAACAACAGCTTATGTTGTTTTATTTGCTATTTGGGCCATAGGGATAAACATGTTTGGAAACATGTTTTAGTTTGGAAATACCCTCACTAGGGTTAGAGATTCTTGGTTAAACCAGTAAAATCTGGGGGGTAAGTGATCCCATTGAGCTATTAACAAAATATGAGCAACTGGGGGAAggacttgccctctctgagccatgGCTTCTGTATGTGAGAACAACAGTGCAGCCCGTGCAGGATTCACAGGCCTGGTGTGAACTAATGAGGTCTGGTTTGATTTCCCGTGAGACTTGTTTATTACGAGGAGGCAGAGGGGTTTTACATTGCATCTCCCCAGAGTCACAGGCCACCACACCGAGACCAGATGAGAAAGTTCTTCCCCAACATGTCAGAAAAAGCAACATACCACCAGAATACTTAGAATACTCCCCAACACCATGCATTAGCCATGCTCCCTGAACCCCCAGAGTCAACTCCAAAACACAAGGCTAAACTTTGTTTTGGAGACCTTAccttttacaaagaaaaactaACATTAATATGATTAGCACAATAAATAACAATCCAATGCATAACCCAACAATCTTCAAGTCAGTTTTCTTCTCAGATTctgcagagagaaagaagaggagaacaTTAGGAGGAAACCTACTGGCAGGGGCCAAAGACACCACATGACTGCTTCCAGGATCTGTGAGGTTGCATGTCATCTTCCCTGTCAGAGATAGAACTGCCAACCTTGTGCCACACGTCTTGATATCCTCCAACCTATCACATACACCTCCGCACATCAAAGTGTGCCAGCATGTGTCAGAAATACACTGCAATATCAAACACCACATGCCACATACTCATGCCACACATGTGTTCAAAGCTTCCATGCTACTGCTCCATCCTATGTCACTTATATACTGCTATAGGTTAAGTATCTGTCTCcctgccaaaattcatatgttgaagtgcTAATGCCcgaggtgatggtattaggaggtggggctttggggtgattaggtcatgagggtggagccctcatgagtgaGATTAGTGCCTTATAAATGAAGCCTTCAAGAGATCCCTCATTCCTTCCACCATGTGAAGTCACAGTGAGAAGTCTGAAACCTCGAAGAGGCTCTCACCTAACCATGCTGCTGTACTGATCTCAGaagtccagcctccagaactgtgagaaataatgtTCTATGTATAAACCACCCTGTCCATGGCAATTTGGTAGAGCAGCATAAGATGTATACATATCACCCAGACAaatcccttataccatacacacaaAGTATATTTCATCTTCATATTCCCCATGCCCTGCACATGCTACACATCCCTTCTCACACCACTCACGTAAGCCCTGGCTCTTACTTCCAAGAaaaatttttctctcccttcagGACCATCCCAAGCCCCATCTGGCATACCCAGACCACATGCCACAGGGCCACTAGTCAGCTTCTGCCTTCCTTACCTCTCTCAGCTCCAGGAAGATGCATTGGACAAGCAGAGTCATCTCTACCCAGGACCAGCGCCATGACCATGGAAGCCAGGATATAAGCTCCCTGAACCCCACCCCACCAGCAGGAGGGGTTCTGTAGTGAGTTGTATTACCCTAAGCTAAGGATCCAGCATGCCTGGGGAAAGCCCTGGATATCTGCAGGACCACCCTATGATGGCCTCCTCATCTTGGGCACAGAACTACAGATTCAGCCTCTATCAGCCAACAGTTTGCAGTGGACTTGGAGCCTAATCAGAAGAgttgctggcagggctggggccctggCCCCCAATAGACCCTTATCCTCAGGGGACATGGACAGGATCTTGTCCCCTTTCTCTGCGCAGCTGGCAAACTTTCCACTCCAAGCCATGTAGACCACCCGGAACACTTAGGTGGCCATGAGCTAACAAGTAGCCTGTTTCTCCTTGAGGATTATTGCCGCCACTCTCTACCTATTAGACCCTCTACCTTGGCTTAGTGCCCTTGTCTGGCCGCTGACTTGGGGGCTGAGCTAAACCAGACAaagctttctctccttccccattGGCCCCCATCTGCCCCTAAACTGCCTGGGAACCCACGTTTTATGTTATACCTCCTCAAGATGAAGAGTAGGGGAAACGTCCAGGAGGATGCTTACCTGTCAGAGGCAGGGTAAGGTTGAAACTCTGGCCCGTGAGCAAGGATACATGCCATACCACGCACTGGTAGCTGGTCACACTGTCTTCCAGAGCGGGCCTCAGGCTCAAGTAGCTGGTAACATTAAATGTACCATCCTCATTCTTGACGGTGGGACCAGTAATGATGCCCTCAGAAACTTCTTGGTACTGAAGATCCTTTTGGGTCCACCTTTTCCACATTATGTTAATGTTCTCTGGATAAAACCCAGTTGACTTACACAAAATATGTCTATCTTCATTATCTTTCACCTTCTCCAGAAACAAGCTGCTGACTGGGTGAGCTGCCAGGGGAGAGAAATCATGTCTAGAAGTCATAACAGGAAGTCAATTCTATCCTCATAACAGGAAAAAATGCTGAGCTGAACAAACTGCAGATCAACAGCTTTTCTTAGAGCCTTCAGAGAACTGAGGTGACAAGGCAAACCGCCACCCTAAAAACTAGAGAGACAGGCCGATTGAGAGAACCACAGCCGAGATCACATAACCTTAAGCAGAAGGTACTAGAGCCATACACTGGCAGACGCATTTACACAGTAACTCTAAAAATTGCTAAAGGATGAGTGGGGATTAGATTGAGAGCAAAAAAACTCGTGGAGTCCCAGTCTTACGGGCGGGCCACAACACTACCATGAGTTTCACCTCCCGGAACCCCACTAGGCTCTCACTATGAACATCCAAGAAAAATCCCCTCCTGTTCTGAGCTTAGGGGAGAGGAAAAGTACCATTAAAAAATACACCCAGTGTGTTCTCCATAACGAAGGATGCTCTCAAGGGAAAAGACTTTGCCAGAGTCTTATCTGACCTGGGATAGGGATGAGGAGCCAACTCCAGCCCCCCGAGTCTTCCTGTCTCACCTAGGAAAAGCTAAATTTATACTTCCAGGATGCTTCAGTCAAAATGTCTGGAGGCAGCCCTTAATTTCTCATCCCCTTGCTAATCAAAAAGTGGCTTGTGACTTCTCCAAGCAAAACTTAAAATGCTCAGTGATCGAGTTTTACCACCTGGAGACcagttttaaaatcaatttaactGCAAAGTGCAGAACACAAGTGGCATTTGCTATTGTTACGAACTCACATACCTCTTTCTCCATCATCTTGCATTCTAGTAGTCTGATTGATcctatttgaattttttcctcACATCATTAAAAAGAGTGTAATCTACAGAAAACCAACAGGAAGACCTGGACTCAAATGCCAGTTACGCCATTTGCAGACTGCGGGACAGTGGGCATGCATGAAGATGATGACGCTTGTCATCGaactctgcctctttttcaatttcttcttgatttactGCACagctacaaaacaaaaattaagtgtTGGTCACTAACTACAACTAGACTTGTCAATATTTCTCcctaaagaaaatacatttctcactCCCTCTTTTATTAGTTAGGCTATCTTAAAAGTCACATcacaaatattaacattttctttatatttttcctcatGTGAAAAATAGATTGGAATTTAGGCTTATGGTAATACAAATCTGTTAAATTAGCATTAAATAAATGCCGTTGTAAACaaatcttggttaaaaaaaagtagagcCATCTCCCAAAGGATTTTTTACCACTACTTCTAAATTGCAGTTTCTTTTAGTAAGAGTGAAATATTCTAGAGGAccattgtcttttaaaatataattttaattatatataccTAAGTATTCTATAAAATATACATGCTTCATGAAAATTTATACGTGAAACAAAACTCCAAATTCCAAATACATACCACTAAGTCAGCTAAACCAAAGACTACCTAATATCTAAAGAAATATGAAGAATGGGATAAATCAACAACAGGACTGGTACTTTCTAACAGAGCTGGAAAGAATACTATTAGCAACTCTTGAAGAAAAAATGAAGGGGGAGGAtatacctcaagtggtagagtgcacgcctagcatttacaaggtcctgggttcaatctccagtacctcctttaaaaataaattaataaacctaattacctcccccttcaaaaaaaaaaaaagcagttttgggggagggtatagctcaagtggtagagcacatgcttagcatgcacgaggtcctgggttcaatccctggtacctcccctaaaagtaagtaaataaatagatctccccctacaaaaaaaaataaaggaaagaaacaatggTCACTTGGAAATGCCCAACACTCATAAATACTGGAATTTCTTATGTCCATATATAATCTTAGGGTaacaattcttttttcttaataatataaattataataatttgcTGGAAGCTGTGAGGTATGTCTACATTAATATCCATTATTTACTCATGtcagaaaagcattttaaaaatttctctaagTTCTCctacaattatttttttctttaattgaatatATTTGATACATAacactgtgtaaatttaaggtataaAATGTGTTACTTTGATGCGTTTAATATATTGTAATACGACTGCTGTTGCAGTGATACTGTCACATTACATTAATTGTGGTACAATACTGTTGTCTCCAATTACTTTCTGATTTAACCCCAGTCCACTATCTAAAAAAGTTTATCTCAGGTAAATCCCTGTCTTATCACAATACCAGTTACAGATAGAGACAACAAAAGGATATTCtagaccatttaaaaatatttcctacaGTTTAAACAAAGAGATAGGAATTCTCCATCTCTATAGAAATATACTCTGCTGAGtgatttttgtgggttttttaaacTGTATATAAGCAGAACTCTTTTAGCTTGCTATATTTAACTTTGGGATCCatgatttaaggaaaaaaatctgaagtgtTTGAAGCAGTATgccatgattattttaaaatttgtaaaagcAGAactaagagttttaaaaattattattgttaagAGAAACAATGTAAAATTTTGAGGTATTACAGTAGATTGGTTCATTCAATAGCTTTAAACATGCAATCCTGCAATAGAGGGGTAGGAAATTTAAGCattatttcccagcctcccttgcagctagggtcCCAGATATGATTGGTCCAAATAATCAGATGCACTCACTTGAAACTTGTACTCAGAACCAAGTAACATGGGGAGAGAAGCAGGACATGAAGTATCCATTTTTGCTGACCCAAAGAACGGCCAAAGTGGTGTGGTTCTGGAGCTGGCAACTGTTCAGTGGTTTCCTAATCCAGGGTGTAGCTTCCTGATCTGGCAGGCAGATTCTTGATTGTTCCAAAAGCAGCAGCTTCTGTGGCAGCCCACTCTTGTGATGCAGTTCCTAGAAGTTCAGCCTAAGTTCTGTTTTTCTAGCCCTCCCAAAGATGCCATGAGCCGTCTATTCCCCCTAACAATCCCATTCTGTTTAATAGCTAAAGAAGGTTCCATTACCTACAACCAAGAATCTTAACCTGTAGCAACTAAATTTGGTAGCTAGGAGTAATGTGTAGCAACTAAAATGATCTTAAAAATGGAATTGGCTTGGTGGAGGAGGTAGGGCTTTGGGCAGTGATACCGCATGCCAACTGAGGTTAAGGTTTCAGAGAAAGAGGTGGTAGAACTTCAGAATGCTAGCATGTGTGGGCTGTATCTTGCCTCTTTCAGCAAAGTCCTGCAAGAGAGATGTGACTCTGGCTAGGGTGAACAGGTCTGCAGAGATGGAAAGGAATACAGCTTTGCTAAGGGAACTGCTCTCTATCTACCAAATAAATTCACACAGTCCCAAATCTGGAGCTCTGAAGAATTGAAGAAGTCAACTACTTCACTCTAAACTGAAACAGTTATAAGTAAAGGTTCTGAGGAAAGTGCCAAAGCTTTCACAACCTTTCCAAGAAACTTCCTTTAAGAATTTTCTGCCAAGTAACGAGAGccatcctaaagaaaaaaaatcagatt is a genomic window of Camelus bactrianus isolate YW-2024 breed Bactrian camel chromosome 10, ASM4877302v1, whole genome shotgun sequence containing:
- the NCR3LG1 gene encoding natural cytotoxicity triggering receptor 3 ligand 1 — translated: MQDDGERAHPVSSLFLEKVKDNEDRHILCKSTGFYPENINIMWKRWTQKDLQYQEVSEGIITGPTVKNEDGTFNVTSYLSLRPALEDSVTSYQCVVWHVSLLTGQSFNLTLPLTESEKKTDLKIVGLCIGLLFIVLIILMLVFLCKRYRTDTLFDTF